In Candidatus Methylomirabilota bacterium, the genomic window CCGCGGGCTGTCCGCGGCCTGGGGGAGTGCGGGGGCCATGTCGGGGCCCCCGCATTGAACAGACGAGTGCGGGGGCCATGTCGGGGCCCCCGCATTGAACAGACGAGTGCGGGGGCCATGTCGGGGCCCCCGCATTGAACAGAGCAGCGGATTCGAGTGCCCGGATGCAGCGGGTGGCATAGGATAGATAGACGATGGCCGCGTGGTTCTGGAAGAAGAAGGACGACGACGGCGAGCGCCCCAGGAAAGTCGTCATCGCCGAGGGCCTGTGGGTCAAGTGCGACTCCTGCAAGGAGATCGTCTACCGGGCCGAGGTCGACCGGGCGGGCCGGGTCTGTCCCAAGTGCGGCTATCCATTCCGCATCTCGGCGCGCGAGCGCATCGCCTCGCTGACCGACGAGGGCTCCTTCGACGAGCGCGAGTCCACCCTGCGGTCGAAGGACCCGCTGTCGTTCAAGGACACGCGGCGCTACACCGATCGCCTCAAGGCCGCCCGCAGCAAGACCGACACCGGCGAGGCGGTGGTCACCGGCACCGCGCGCATCGGCGGCTACCCGGTGGCGCTGGCCGTCTTCGAGTTCTCGTTCCTCGGCGGCAGCATGGCCTCGGTGGTCGGCGAAAAGCTGACCCGCACCATCGAGCTGGCCCTGCAGAAGCGCATCCCCCTGGTGATCGTCTCCGCGTCGGGCGGCGCCCGCATGCAGGAGGGCATCCTCTCGCTCATGCAGATGGCCAAGACCTCGGCCGCGCTCCAGCGCCTCGACGCCGAGCGCGTGCCCTACATCTCGCTGCTCACCGATCCCACCACCGGCGGCGTGACCGCCAGCTTCGCGATGCTCGGCGACATCATCCTGGCCGAGCCCCGGGCCCTCATCGGATTCGCGGGTCCGCGGGTCATCGCGGAGACGATCCGGCAGCCGCTCCCCGATGGGTTCCAGCGCTCGGAGTTCCTGCTCGAGCACGGCCAGATCGACCTGGTCGTGGAGCGGCGGGAGCTGCGGGCCACGCTTCGGCGCATCCTCGCCTTCTTCGGCGGCCGCACTCCCGCGCCCGCTCCATGACGTATGCGGAGGCGGTGAGCCGCATCCTCGGCCTGCGGGGCGGGGAGCGGACGGGCATGCGCCCCGGCCTCGAGCGCATCGAAGCGCTGCTCGACGCGATCGGGCGCCCCGAGCGGTCGTTCACGATCGCCCAGGTGGGCGGTACCAACGGCAAGGGCTCGATCTCGGCGATGCTGGCCGCCATCCTCCAGGCGGCCGGGCGGCGAGTCGGGCTCTACACCTCCCCGCATCTCCGACACTACCGCGAGCGCATCCAGGTGGACGGGCGGCCGATCTCGGAATCGGACTTCGTGGACGGCGTCGAAGCCCTCGGGACGCAGATCGCGCGCCTCGACGCCACCGTGTTCGAGGCGGGCACCGCGCTCGCGCTGGATCACTTCTGTCGCGCGCGCGTCGACGTGGCGGTGCTGGAGGTCGGGCTCGGCGGCCGGCTCGACGCGACCACGGTGGGGAGTCCCCGCGTGGTGGTGATCGGGCCGATCGACTACGACCACCAGCACGAGCTGGGCGATACCCTCACGCTGATCGCGGGCGAGAAGGCGGCGATCATCCGCAGCGGGGTGGCCTTCACCGCGTGCCAGGATCCCGAGGCCGAGGCGGTCCTGGAGCGCCGCGCCGCCGAGGTCGCCGTCCCGCTCGTGCGCGAGGGCCGCGAGCTGCACGTGACCCCGCGCGGCTTCACGCTCGACGTCCAGCGCGTGGATCTGGCCGGACCCGACTGGCGCATGACCGACGTGGCCTGCGGATTGCTGGGCGTCTACCAGCCCGGCAACGCCCTGCTCGCCGCGGCGGCCGCACGCGAGCTGGGCGCGGACGAGGCGGCGATCCGCGAGGGCCTGCGCGGCGCGCGCTGGCCGGGGCGCTTTCAGATCTTCCGGCGCGATCCGCTCACGATCCTCGACGGCGCGCACAATCCGGCGGGGGCCCGCGCGCTCGCCGCGTCGCTGCGCGCCTACTTCCCGGGCCGACCCGTCACCTTCGTGATCGGCATCCTCGCCGACAAGGACGCGGGCGGAATCCTGGCGGCCTTGCGCCCGCTCGCCTCGCGCATCGTGCTCACCGCGTCCACCAATCCGCGCGCCGCCGCGCCGGCCGCGCTGCGCGCGCTGCTGCCGGGCGCGTGCGTGGAGACGGCCGGCTCGCCCAAGGAAGCCCTGGCCCGGGCGCGACCGGATGCGCCCGACGGGCTCGTCTGCGTCGCGGGCTCGCTGTCGCTCGTCGGCGACGTCCTGATCGCCGAGGGCGGCGAGCAGGATGTACGGCTAGCCTGATGCGTCACGGTACAATGTCGAGCGAGTCATGATCCCGCAGATCGATCTCACGCGGCAGCACCAGGCCCTGCGTTCCGAACTGATGGACGCGGCGGCGCGGGTCATCGACTCCTGCCGCTTCATCCTGGGTCCCGAGGGCCAGGCCCTCGAGCGTGAAGTTGGCGCGGTGTGCGGGGCGCGGCACGGGCTGGGGACCGGCTCCGGCACCGACGCGCTGCTGATCGCCCTGAAGGCGGTCGGGGTGAAACCGGGCGACGAGGTGATCACCTCCGCGTTCTCCTTCGTCGCCTCCGCCACCACCATCGTGATGGCGGGCGCCACGCCGGTCTTCGTGGACATCGATCCGGTCACCTTCAATGTCGACCCCGCACAGGTGGAGGCCGCCATCACCGCCCGCACGCGGGCCATCGTGCCGGTCCACCTCTACGGCCAGATCGCCGCGATGGACACGCTGGGCGCGCTGGCCCGCGCGCGCGGTCTCGCCGTCGTCGCGGACGCGGCCCAGGCGGTCGGCGCCTCCTATGCGGGCCGGCCGGTCGCGCAGTGGGGCGACGCGGCGATCCTGTCGTTCTACCCGACCAAGAACCTGGGCGCCTGTGGCGACGCGGGCATGGTGGTGACCACTCGCGACGACGTGGCCGATCGCGTGCGCCTGCTGCGCGATCACGGGCAGCCGCGCCGCTACACGCACGTCGAGCTGGGAGGCTCGAGCCGGCTCGACGAATTGCAGGCCGCGCTCCTCCGCGTGAAGGTGGGCCGCCTGCCCGAGTGGAACCAGCGGCGGCGCGCGATTGCCCGCCACTACGGCGAGGTGCTGGCCGGGCTCGGCCTGGGCCTGCCGGTGGAGCGGCCTCCCGCGCAGCACGTCTATCATCAGTACACGGTGCGCTCGGGCAAGCGCGACGCTCTCGCGGCCGCGCTCGCCACGCGCGGGATCGGGACGGCCATCCACTACCCGAGCACGATCCCGGCCCAGCCGCTCTTCTCGTACCCCAACGCCGACCGCGCGTTCCCGGTGGCCACGCAGGCCGCCGCCGAGGTGCTGAGCCTGCCCTGCTTCCCCGAGCTGACCGACGGGGAGATCGACGAGATCGTGGGCGCGGTGAAGCAGGCGGTGCGCGAGGTGCTGTGACGTGCCCTCCGGATTGATGGACGCATCCGGTCGCGGATGTGATGGGTGAATCGTCTGAGCCGCGGCGCTGAGGGGATCGCGTCGCGGTGAGCTTCCCGATGGCGGTCCTGCTGTCGCTGCGCCCGCGTCAGTGGGTCAAGAACTTCTTCGTCTTCGCCGGCCTCATCTTCTCGCAGAGCCTGTTCACGCCGCTGGTGTGGCCCGCGCTCGCCGCCTTCGCGATCTTCTGCGCGCTGTCCGGCGCCGTCTACCTGTTCAACGACCTGGCCGACATGGAGAAGGATCGGCTGCATCCCACCAAGCGCCGGCGCCCGATCGCCAGCGGCGCCCTGTCGGTCCCCGCGGCGGTGGCCCTCGGGGTGCTGACCCTGGTGGGCAGCCTCGTGGCCGCCTACGCGCTCTCCGCGCGGTTCGGCGTCGTGGCCACCGTCTACGCCGCGCTCCTGACCGCCTACTCGGTCTGGCTCAAGCACGTGGTGATCCTCGACGTGCTCACGGTGGCGATCGGCTTCGTGCTGCGCGCGGTGGCGGGCGCCGCCGCCATCGGGGTCGACATCTCGGGCTGGCTCGTGATCTGCACGATCCTGGTCGCCCTGTTCCTGGCCCTGGGCAAGCGGCGCCACGAGTACCTGACCCTGCACGGCGACGCGGCGGCGCACCGGCCCATCCTGGCCGAGTACAGCGAGAGCTTCCTCGACCAGATGGTGGCGGTGGTCACCGCGTCCACCGTCACCGCGTACGCGCTCTACACCATGTCGCCGGACACGGTGGCGAAGTTCCACACGCGCTGGCTGCCGTTGACCCTGCCCTTCGTGCTCTACGGTGTCTTCCGCTATCTCTACCTGCTCTACCGCCGCGAGCTCGGGGGCAATCCGTCGGATCTCCTGCTCAGCGACCGCGCGCTGCTGATCAACACCGTGCTCTGGATGGTGGCGCTCCTCCTGATCATCTACGGGCCGGTGTGGGGGCCGGTCTGGCTGACCCGGTGGCTCGACTGATGCCGCCGTCCGACGCGCCCCCGCCGCCGCTCGAGCCGGTGGCGGGATGGGGCCGTCACCCGATCGTGCCGGGGCGCGTGGAGCGACCCGAGCATCTGGCCCTGCCGCCGGGATTCGAGCCGCTGGTGGCGCGCGGGCTGGGACGCGCCTACGGGGACGCGGCGGTGCCCGCCCGGCCGGGCGGGCGCGTCGTGGAGAGCACGCGCGCCGACCGGATCCGCAGCTTCGATCCCGCGACCGGCCGCCTGCACTGCGAGGCCGGCCTGAGCCTGGCCGAGATCCTGCGCGTCTTCGTGCCGCGCGGCTGGTTCCCGCCGGTGACGCCCGGCACCAGGTTCGTCACGGTCGGCGCGTGCGTGGCCTGCGACGTGCACGGCAAGAACCATCACCGCGACGGCTCCTTCGGCAACTTCGTGGAGCGCATCACGCTGCTCACCGCCGACGGCCGGCTCGTGCAGTGCGGGCCTGCCCGCGAGCGCGAGCTGTTCCTGGCCACCGTCGGGGGCATGGGGCTCACCGGCCTCATCGTCGAGGTCGTCTTGCACCTGCGCCGCATCGAGACGCCGTGGATCGTGCTCGAGACGCAGGGCATGGCCAGCCTCGAGGTGTTGCTCGAAGGCCTCCGGCTCAGCGCCGCCCACTGGCCCTACACGGTCGGCTGGATCGACTGCCTGGCGCGGGGCCGCCACGTCGGCCGCGGCATCCTGATGCGCGGCCGCCACGCCACCGCCGCCGAGGCGGGCGCTCACCGGGCCCGCCGGCCCTCGCGCCTGCGGGTGCCGTTCGACGCGCCGGAGTGGCTGCTGAATCCGCTCTTCATGCGCTGGTTCAACGGGGTCTACGCCTGGACCCACGGGCGCACGCTGCGCCGGCGCGTGGTCTCCTATGACCGCTTCTTCTATCCCCTCGACGCGATCGCGGACTGGAACCGCCTGTACGGCCCGCGCGGCTTCCTCCAGTACCAGTGCGTGGTGCCCCGTGGCGCCGGCTCGCGCCCGGTCCTGGCGCTGCTCGAGCGGCTCGCCGCCGCGGGCGCCGCCTCGTTCCTCGCGGTGATCAAGGACTGCGGCCCCGGCTCCGACGCCTACCTGTCCTTCCCCCTCGAGGGCACGACGCTCGCGCTGGACCTGCCCTACCGCGGCGCGCCCACCGAGAGCCTGCTGCACGACCTCAACGGCATCGTGATCGAGCACGGCGGCCGCGTGTACCTGGCCAAGGACGCCATCACGCGGCCCGACGATTTCGCGCGCATGATGCCGCGCCTGCGCGAATGGCAGGCGGTCCGCGACCGCTGGGACCCGGCCCGCCGCTTCCGCTCCGGCCTCTCGGTGCGTCTGCTGGGAGACCCCGCGTGAAGGTGGCCTTCGTGGGCGCGACCCGCGGCATGGGACGCGCCCTGGCGCGCGGCCTGGCCGAGCGCGGCGACGCCCTCTTCCTGCTCGGCCGCGACCCGGGCGAGATGGATCTCTCCGCGCGCGATCTGGAGTCGCGCGGCGCCGCCGGCCCGGTGAGCCACGCCCCGCTCGACCTGGCACGGCCCGAGGGCTTCGCCGAGGCGCTCGCCGCGGCGGACCGCGCGCTGGCCCGCATGGACGCGCTCGTGGTGACGGGCGGCGCCTTCGCGAGTCAGAACGATCTGGCCCAAGACCCGGCGCGCCTGGCCGCGCTGCTGCACGCCAACTTCACCGGCACCGCGCTCCTGTGTCAGCAGGCGGCGGAGCGGCTGGCTGCGGCCGGCGGCGGCCTGGTCTGCGCCTTCAGCAGCGTGGCGGGCGACCGGGCCCGGCGGAGCAACTATCTCTACGGCGCCTCCAAGGCCGGCCTGTCCGCCTTCCTGGACGGCCTGGATCTGGCGTATCGTGAGCGCGGCGTGCCGGTGCTCTGCGTGAAGCCCGGCTTCGTGCGGACCGGGATGACCGCCGGGATGCCGGTGCCGCCGTTCGCGGGCGAGCCCGACGCAGTGGCGCGCGACGTGATCGCGGCGATGGACGCCCGCCGCCACGTCGTCTACGCTCCCTCCGTCTGGCGGTGGATCATGCTGATCATCCGGGCGCTGCCCCGCGCCGTGCTGCGGCGCGTGCGGTTCTGAGGCCGACGAGTGCGGGGGAGGGGAGCCTGATGCCGAAGATCTGGCGGGTCTACAGCGGGGCCGACGGGCAATCCCACGTGGAAGAGATGCCGCTCGCCATGAAGCCGTTCACCGACACCGAGGGCGCGCACGGGGAGAGCACGCCGCTGCAGGCGGGGACCGGCATCGTGTTCCGCGTCTCACCGCCCGGCTATGTGCTGGACTGGCATTGCGCGCCGCGCCGGCAGTACTCCATCACGCTGTCGGGTCAGGCCGAGATCCAGGTCGGCGACGGCACCGTGGTGCGCGTCGGGCCCGGCGACGTGCTGCTGGCCGAGGACCTGACCGGCCGCGGTCACGTCACCCGGTCGGTCGGCGACGGGCCCCGCTTCTACGCGATCGTCCCGCTGACCTGAGCGCTCAGGGCGCGGCCGGCTCGGGGGGCGCCACCGGCACGCCGCGCACCCCGGACGTCTCGAGGGCGCGGGCCACGAAGCCCGAGGCTTTCATCTCCTCGATGAACTCGCGCGCGTAGGCGAGGCCCGCGTCGCGGCCCTTGGGCAGGCCCATCGCCTGCTCGATCACCATGAAGCGGTCGTCCAGCACCCGCGAGCCCGGCAGCTTGGCCTGGTCCATGAGCAGCAGCTGGCGCACGCCGGCGATGACGTCGGCCTTGCCGGCCTGGAGCAGCCCGAGCCCGGCGCTGTTGCCCGCCCCGCGGACCAGCGTCGCGTGCTTGATGGTGCGGCTCAGGAAGTGATCGTAGGCGCTCTTCTCCGACACCGCGATGCGCATGCCCGCGCGGTCGATGTCGGCGGCGCGGGTGTCGGCGGAGCCGGCGGGCACCAGATAGGTCCCCTCGATCAGCAGGTGCGGCGCGGTGAAGCCGACCTCGCCGGCCCGGCCGGCCTCGCGGGCGAGGAAGGCCACGTCCCACGCGCCGGTGGCCAGCGCGTCGGTCATCTGGCCCGCCGAGCCGTACTGCACCAGCGCGACGGGCACGCCGAGCCGCCGGCCGAGCTCGTGGGCCAGGTCCACCGCCACCCCCTTCACCTCGCCGGTGGTGGCATTCTTCTGGGCGAGGACCAGATTGCCGTGATTGATGCCGACGCGCATCGTGCCGGTCGGCGCAAGGTCGGCGCGGACCGCCGGGGATACCTGGGCCATGGTCATGCGGCTCCTATCCAGAGGAGGGTGAGATGAGGCACCGGCCGTCCCGGGCGACGATCCGCCCGCCGCTCACCACGAGCGCGCGGGGCGGACGCATCGCCACGACCTCGCCGAGGGTCTCGCCGGGCAGCAGGACGAAGTCGGCGCGGGCGCCGGGCTCGAGGCCGTACCGCTCGAGACCCAGCACGGCGGCGTTGCCGCGGGTGACGACGTCGAAGGCGCCGTGCACCAGCGCATCGGTGCGGAAGCCGTTCCGGTACGCGATCAGCATGGCCCGCTCGAGCATGTCGGCATTGCCGAAGGGTGTCCACGCGTCCCGCACCCCGTCGGATCCCGCGCCCACCGTCACGCCGGCCTCGCGGAGGCGGCGCACCGGCGGCGTCGGCCGGTCGCCCGGCGCGGTGGTCATGATCGCGATCCGCTCCTCGCGCAGGAGGTCAACCAGGCGGGCGGCATCGCGCTCCTCCACCATGCCGAGACAGAACGCGTGGCTGATGGCGACCCGGCCGCCCAGCCCGAGCGCGCGCGTGCGCTCCGCGATCATGCGGATCTGCTCGGCGCCCTGCTCGCCCGGGTCGTGCAGGTGGATGTCCACGCCGGCGCCGTGGCGGCCCGCGATGCCGAAGATCGCGTCGAGCTGGCCGCGGGCGTCGCCGTCGATGCCGGAGGGATCCACGCCGCCGATCAGCTCGGCCCCGTCCTTCACGGCACGCTCGAGCAGATCCGCGGTCCCCGGACGCGTCACCACTCCGCTCTGGGGGAAGGCCACCACCTGGATCGAGACCACGTCGCGCAGCCGGCGGCGCGCGGTCATCACGCCCTCGAAGTTGTGGAGACCGACCTCGGTGTCGATGTCGACGTGGCTGCGGATGTAGAGCGTCCCGCGGCTGACCGCCTGTCGTACCAGCCTCTCCGCCTGCGTGTCGATCGGCAGGCGCAGCTCGCGCCGCAGCCGCCGCTCGTTCTCGATGCGCTCGAGCGTGGTCGGTCCGGCTTCGTGCGGCCGCCAGCGCAGACCCCAGAACGTCTTGTCCAGGTGCATGTGGGCGTCGACGAGGGCGGGGAGCAGCACGTCACCGCGCCCGTCGATGATCTCGGCGCGAGCCGGCGGGACGACGCCCGGCGCCACGCGCGCGATCAGGCCACCGGTGGCCAGCACGTCGACGGCCGCGCCCGCCATCGGGCGGACATTGCGCAGCAGCAGATCGGTGGGCATGAGCGGATCGGCCATGACCGGGCGAGTGTACGGCCGACCCGCCGGGCCTTCAAGCCCGCAACGTCGGCCGCTCGAGGCACGCACGATCTGCTAGTCTATGGCGGCCGTGGACCTCAAGGATCGTGTCGCGCTGGTGGCCGGAGGCACCGGCCTGCTCGGCATCGCGATCGCGCGCGCGCTGGCCCGCGCGGGCGCCGACGTGGGGATCACCTATCTCGAGCGCCGGGACGCCGCGCGCGAGACCTGCGCGGCGGTGGAAGCCCTCGGGCGGCGCGCCTTCAGCGTCGCGCTCGACCAGACCGACGCCGGCGCCATCCCCGGGGCGATCGAGGCGGCCGCGCGCCACTTCGGGCGGCTCGACGCGCTCGTGAACAACGCGGCGTGGAACATCGCGATCCCGTTCCCGGATCTCGAGTCCCTGGACGCGGCCACGTGGGACCGGCTCTTCTCCACCAACCTGCGTGGCCCGTATCTCCTGTGCCGGGCCGCTGCGCCCCGTCTGAAGGCCGGCGGCGCTGGCCGCATCGTGAACATCGCCTCGGTGGCGGGATTGAATCCGGGCGGCAGCAGCATCGCCTACGCGACCAGCAAGGCGGGCCTCATCCATCTCACCCGATGCCTGGCGGTGGCCCTGGCTCCGGAGGTCACCGTGAACTGCGTGGCCCCCGGCCTCATGGAAGGCACGCGCATGACGTCGCGCCTGCGCCCCGAGACCGCGGAAGGCGCCCGCCAGCGCGCCGCGCTCAAGCGCGCGGCCAGCGTGGAGGACGTGGCGGATCAGGTGGTGACGTTCTGCCGCTCGGACAGTGTGACCGGCCAGGTGCTCAACATCGACGCGGGGGTGTTCTTCCACTAGGCTTTTCAGCTGCGGGGGCCCCGAATGGCCCCCGCACTCCCCCCGATGGCGGACAGCCGGTTAGGCCCCGGCGGCCTTCTCGATCTTCGCCCAGGTGTCCCGGAGGGCGACGCTGCGGTTGAACACCGGGCGTCCGCGCGCGTGGTCTTTCCAGTCCGCCACGAAGTAGCCCACCCGCTCGAACTGCACGTGCTCCTCGGCGGCGGCGGCGGCCAGCGCCGGCTCCACCTTCGCTCCGCGCACGACCTCGAGTGAGCCCGGGTTGATCACGCTCTTGAAGTCGGGCGCCTCGTCCGGCTTCGGCACCGTGAAGAGCGCGTCGTAGAGCCGTACCTCCGCGTCGACCGCGTGTGGCGCCGAGACCCAGTGGATCGTAGACTTGATCTTGCGCCCCCGGGCCTCGCCGCCCCGCGTGTCCGGATCGTAGGTGCAGCGCACCTCGGTGACCGCCCCGGTGGCCGGGTCCTTGGTGAGGCCGGTGCACTTGACCACGTAGGCCGCGCGCAGCCGCACCTCCACGCCGGGTGAGAGACGGAAGTACTTGGGCGGCGGCGTCTCGCGGAAGTCGTCCTGCTCGATCCACAGCTCGCGCGAGAAGGGGATCTTGCGGGTGCCCGCCTCGGCATCTTCGGGGTTGTTGATCGCCTCCATCTCCTCGGTCAGGCCGTCCGGGTAGTTCTCGATCACCAGGCGCAGCGGCCGCAGCACTGCCATCCGCCGGCTGGCGCGCCGGTTCAGGTCCTCGCGCAGGCAGTGCTCGAGCAGCGCCACCTCCACGAGGTTGGCCGCCTTGGTCACCCCGATGCGCTCGCAGAAGTCACGCAGGGACTCGGGCGTGTAGCCGCGCCGCCGCAGACCGGCGAGGGTGGGCATGCGCGGATCGTCCCAGCCGCTCACCAGGCCGTCCTGCACCAGGGTGAGCAGCTTCCGCTTGGACATCACGGTGTGGCTCAGGCTCAGCCGTGCGAACTCGATCTGCCGGGGGTGATAGACGCCGAGCGCGTCGAGGTACCAGTCGTAGAGCGGGCGGTGGTCCTCGTACTCGAGCGTGCACAGCGAGTGGGTGACGCCTTCGATCGAGTCGGACTGGCCGTGGGCCCAGTCGTACATCGGGTAGATGCACCAAACATCCCCGGTCCGCTGGTGCGAGGTCTTGCGGATGCGGTACATCACCGGATCGCGCAGGTTGAGATTGGGATGCGCCATGTCGATGCGGGCGCGCAGCACCTTGGCCCCGTCGTCGAACTCGCCCGCGCGCATCCGCCGGAAGAGATCGAGGTTCTCCTCCGCCGAGCGGC contains:
- a CDS encoding decaprenyl-phosphate phosphoribosyltransferase; its protein translation is MSFPMAVLLSLRPRQWVKNFFVFAGLIFSQSLFTPLVWPALAAFAIFCALSGAVYLFNDLADMEKDRLHPTKRRRPIASGALSVPAAVALGVLTLVGSLVAAYALSARFGVVATVYAALLTAYSVWLKHVVILDVLTVAIGFVLRAVAGAAAIGVDISGWLVICTILVALFLALGKRRHEYLTLHGDAAAHRPILAEYSESFLDQMVAVVTASTVTAYALYTMSPDTVAKFHTRWLPLTLPFVLYGVFRYLYLLYRRELGGNPSDLLLSDRALLINTVLWMVALLLIIYGPVWGPVWLTRWLD
- a CDS encoding SDR family NAD(P)-dependent oxidoreductase, giving the protein MKVAFVGATRGMGRALARGLAERGDALFLLGRDPGEMDLSARDLESRGAAGPVSHAPLDLARPEGFAEALAAADRALARMDALVVTGGAFASQNDLAQDPARLAALLHANFTGTALLCQQAAERLAAAGGGLVCAFSSVAGDRARRSNYLYGASKAGLSAFLDGLDLAYRERGVPVLCVKPGFVRTGMTAGMPVPPFAGEPDAVARDVIAAMDARRHVVYAPSVWRWIMLIIRALPRAVLRRVRF
- a CDS encoding FAD-binding oxidoreductase, which codes for MARLMPPSDAPPPPLEPVAGWGRHPIVPGRVERPEHLALPPGFEPLVARGLGRAYGDAAVPARPGGRVVESTRADRIRSFDPATGRLHCEAGLSLAEILRVFVPRGWFPPVTPGTRFVTVGACVACDVHGKNHHRDGSFGNFVERITLLTADGRLVQCGPARERELFLATVGGMGLTGLIVEVVLHLRRIETPWIVLETQGMASLEVLLEGLRLSAAHWPYTVGWIDCLARGRHVGRGILMRGRHATAAEAGAHRARRPSRLRVPFDAPEWLLNPLFMRWFNGVYAWTHGRTLRRRVVSYDRFFYPLDAIADWNRLYGPRGFLQYQCVVPRGAGSRPVLALLERLAAAGAASFLAVIKDCGPGSDAYLSFPLEGTTLALDLPYRGAPTESLLHDLNGIVIEHGGRVYLAKDAITRPDDFARMMPRLREWQAVRDRWDPARRFRSGLSVRLLGDPA
- a CDS encoding folylpolyglutamate synthase/dihydrofolate synthase family protein, which produces MSRILGLRGGERTGMRPGLERIEALLDAIGRPERSFTIAQVGGTNGKGSISAMLAAILQAAGRRVGLYTSPHLRHYRERIQVDGRPISESDFVDGVEALGTQIARLDATVFEAGTALALDHFCRARVDVAVLEVGLGGRLDATTVGSPRVVVIGPIDYDHQHELGDTLTLIAGEKAAIIRSGVAFTACQDPEAEAVLERRAAEVAVPLVREGRELHVTPRGFTLDVQRVDLAGPDWRMTDVACGLLGVYQPGNALLAAAAARELGADEAAIREGLRGARWPGRFQIFRRDPLTILDGAHNPAGARALAASLRAYFPGRPVTFVIGILADKDAGGILAALRPLASRIVLTASTNPRAAAPAALRALLPGACVETAGSPKEALARARPDAPDGLVCVAGSLSLVGDVLIAEGGEQDVRLA
- a CDS encoding DegT/DnrJ/EryC1/StrS family aminotransferase, with product MIPQIDLTRQHQALRSELMDAAARVIDSCRFILGPEGQALEREVGAVCGARHGLGTGSGTDALLIALKAVGVKPGDEVITSAFSFVASATTIVMAGATPVFVDIDPVTFNVDPAQVEAAITARTRAIVPVHLYGQIAAMDTLGALARARGLAVVADAAQAVGASYAGRPVAQWGDAAILSFYPTKNLGACGDAGMVVTTRDDVADRVRLLRDHGQPRRYTHVELGGSSRLDELQAALLRVKVGRLPEWNQRRRAIARHYGEVLAGLGLGLPVERPPAQHVYHQYTVRSGKRDALAAALATRGIGTAIHYPSTIPAQPLFSYPNADRAFPVATQAAAEVLSLPCFPELTDGEIDEIVGAVKQAVREVL
- a CDS encoding amidohydrolase family protein; this encodes MADPLMPTDLLLRNVRPMAGAAVDVLATGGLIARVAPGVVPPARAEIIDGRGDVLLPALVDAHMHLDKTFWGLRWRPHEAGPTTLERIENERRLRRELRLPIDTQAERLVRQAVSRGTLYIRSHVDIDTEVGLHNFEGVMTARRRLRDVVSIQVVAFPQSGVVTRPGTADLLERAVKDGAELIGGVDPSGIDGDARGQLDAIFGIAGRHGAGVDIHLHDPGEQGAEQIRMIAERTRALGLGGRVAISHAFCLGMVEERDAARLVDLLREERIAIMTTAPGDRPTPPVRRLREAGVTVGAGSDGVRDAWTPFGNADMLERAMLIAYRNGFRTDALVHGAFDVVTRGNAAVLGLERYGLEPGARADFVLLPGETLGEVVAMRPPRALVVSGGRIVARDGRCLISPSSG
- a CDS encoding SDR family oxidoreductase, with amino-acid sequence MAAVDLKDRVALVAGGTGLLGIAIARALARAGADVGITYLERRDAARETCAAVEALGRRAFSVALDQTDAGAIPGAIEAAARHFGRLDALVNNAAWNIAIPFPDLESLDAATWDRLFSTNLRGPYLLCRAAAPRLKAGGAGRIVNIASVAGLNPGGSSIAYATSKAGLIHLTRCLAVALAPEVTVNCVAPGLMEGTRMTSRLRPETAEGARQRAALKRAASVEDVADQVVTFCRSDSVTGQVLNIDAGVFFH
- the accD gene encoding acetyl-CoA carboxylase, carboxyltransferase subunit beta, with the protein product MAAWFWKKKDDDGERPRKVVIAEGLWVKCDSCKEIVYRAEVDRAGRVCPKCGYPFRISARERIASLTDEGSFDERESTLRSKDPLSFKDTRRYTDRLKAARSKTDTGEAVVTGTARIGGYPVALAVFEFSFLGGSMASVVGEKLTRTIELALQKRIPLVIVSASGGARMQEGILSLMQMAKTSAALQRLDAERVPYISLLTDPTTGGVTASFAMLGDIILAEPRALIGFAGPRVIAETIRQPLPDGFQRSEFLLEHGQIDLVVERRELRATLRRILAFFGGRTPAPAP
- a CDS encoding glutamine--tRNA ligase/YqeY domain fusion protein, with amino-acid sequence MTEPIRPSHFVRDAALEDFATGRFSPPIVTRFPPEPNGYLHIGHAKAICLDFGLAAELGGRCHLRFDDTNPTKESQEYVDAITRDVRWLGFDWGRHLHYASDYFPRLYEWAEQLIRAGRAYVDDLSADEIREHRGTLTEPGRESPWRGRSAEENLDLFRRMRAGEFDDGAKVLRARIDMAHPNLNLRDPVMYRIRKTSHQRTGDVWCIYPMYDWAHGQSDSIEGVTHSLCTLEYEDHRPLYDWYLDALGVYHPRQIEFARLSLSHTVMSKRKLLTLVQDGLVSGWDDPRMPTLAGLRRRGYTPESLRDFCERIGVTKAANLVEVALLEHCLREDLNRRASRRMAVLRPLRLVIENYPDGLTEEMEAINNPEDAEAGTRKIPFSRELWIEQDDFRETPPPKYFRLSPGVEVRLRAAYVVKCTGLTKDPATGAVTEVRCTYDPDTRGGEARGRKIKSTIHWVSAPHAVDAEVRLYDALFTVPKPDEAPDFKSVINPGSLEVVRGAKVEPALAAAAAEEHVQFERVGYFVADWKDHARGRPVFNRSVALRDTWAKIEKAAGA
- a CDS encoding transporter substrate-binding domain-containing protein, translating into MAQVSPAVRADLAPTGTMRVGINHGNLVLAQKNATTGEVKGVAVDLAHELGRRLGVPVALVQYGSAGQMTDALATGAWDVAFLAREAGRAGEVGFTAPHLLIEGTYLVPAGSADTRAADIDRAGMRIAVSEKSAYDHFLSRTIKHATLVRGAGNSAGLGLLQAGKADVIAGVRQLLLMDQAKLPGSRVLDDRFMVIEQAMGLPKGRDAGLAYAREFIEEMKASGFVARALETSGVRGVPVAPPEPAAP